From a single Paenibacillus sp. FSL R5-0345 genomic region:
- a CDS encoding galactose ABC transporter substrate-binding protein: protein MKKITSVLLASALLGAALTGCGGNNNTTNSAAGNDKATNAPKTENSGTTTETPKVGVAIYKFDDTFMTGVRNAIDSAAKGIATVDIVDSQNSQPTQNDKVDLFITKKYNGMLINPVDRTAAGVIIEKAKTANIPVVFLNREPLPEDMKKWDKVYYVGAKAEESGTMSGQLIVDYWKAHPEADKNGDGVLQYVMLKGEPGHQDAELRTTYSIQAIEDAGIKVEKLAEDTAMWDRVKGQEKMAAFLGSHGDKIEAVLANNDDMALGAIEALKASGYFTGDKFMPVVGVDATAPAIQALEDGTMLGTVLNDANNQGKAAITVAALLAKGETPTKDNVGFDITDNQYVWISYKKITKDNIADAK, encoded by the coding sequence ATGAAAAAAATCACTTCCGTGCTATTAGCTAGTGCTTTACTGGGTGCTGCTCTGACAGGCTGTGGTGGCAACAACAATACTACTAATAGTGCTGCAGGCAATGATAAGGCTACTAATGCTCCAAAGACTGAGAACTCAGGTACTACAACAGAAACTCCTAAAGTTGGGGTCGCCATTTACAAATTTGACGATACCTTTATGACAGGTGTTCGTAACGCCATCGATAGTGCTGCTAAAGGCATTGCTACAGTAGATATCGTAGATAGCCAAAATTCACAGCCAACACAAAATGACAAGGTTGACTTATTCATCACTAAAAAATATAACGGGATGCTGATTAACCCAGTTGACCGTACAGCTGCTGGCGTCATTATCGAAAAAGCTAAAACAGCTAACATTCCGGTAGTATTCCTGAACCGTGAACCGCTTCCTGAAGATATGAAAAAATGGGATAAAGTTTATTATGTAGGTGCTAAAGCAGAAGAATCCGGCACAATGTCCGGCCAACTGATTGTTGACTACTGGAAAGCACATCCTGAAGCAGATAAGAACGGCGACGGTGTTCTCCAATATGTAATGCTAAAAGGTGAACCAGGACACCAAGATGCTGAGCTTCGTACTACTTACTCTATCCAAGCTATCGAAGATGCAGGAATCAAGGTGGAGAAACTGGCTGAAGATACAGCAATGTGGGATCGCGTAAAAGGACAAGAAAAAATGGCTGCATTCCTTGGCTCCCACGGCGATAAAATCGAAGCTGTTCTTGCTAATAACGACGATATGGCCCTCGGTGCAATCGAAGCTCTAAAAGCTTCAGGCTACTTCACGGGTGACAAATTTATGCCGGTAGTAGGTGTAGACGCAACTGCTCCTGCGATTCAAGCGCTGGAAGATGGAACAATGCTCGGTACGGTGCTGAACGATGCGAATAACCAAGGTAAAGCTGCTATCACAGTTGCTGCTTTGCTTGCTAAAGGTGAAACACCTACGAAAGACAATGTAGGTTTTGATATCACTGACAACCAATACGTATGGATATCCTACAAAAAGATTACGAAAGACAACATAGCTGACGCTAAGTAA
- a CDS encoding substrate-binding domain-containing protein encodes MKTFRFWLTLLMCVVLWTTVSSCFNSAPNYINTNKTRNIHLIVKMNRGDYWNTVKLGAEAAAQEFNVKLTFKAPDSESDITEQVKMVQDSINEKADVIILAASSYMGLAQVVDQAAYTKIPVISVDAEVGSARVRTYIGSNGYEAGQKSAERLIKLLKGYGEVGIINFTNSTQREKQDSSSGIEYGARDAEEREKGFLNYTARYPNIQVVEISYTTSSIKDAEELTQLMLLKHPNLRGIASLNETASQGAAMAIQSRGLQNIKMVAFDSSPSMMELLQDGTVQATVIQNPFSNGYLAVKHAVEVIEGIDVPERVDTGTKLIDLDNMLWPENQKLLFPFVR; translated from the coding sequence ATGAAAACCTTTCGTTTTTGGCTAACCTTGTTAATGTGTGTGGTGTTATGGACTACGGTTTCTTCTTGTTTTAATTCAGCGCCCAATTACATCAATACAAATAAGACCCGTAATATTCATCTCATTGTGAAAATGAACAGGGGTGACTACTGGAATACGGTTAAATTGGGGGCAGAAGCTGCAGCGCAGGAATTCAACGTGAAATTAACCTTCAAAGCTCCGGACTCTGAGAGTGACATCACAGAACAGGTGAAAATGGTGCAGGACTCTATTAATGAAAAAGCAGATGTGATTATTTTAGCTGCAAGTAGTTATATGGGGCTTGCACAGGTTGTAGATCAGGCGGCTTATACCAAAATCCCTGTCATATCCGTAGATGCGGAAGTAGGTTCAGCAAGAGTAAGGACATATATTGGCTCGAACGGCTATGAAGCGGGTCAAAAATCTGCAGAAAGATTGATCAAGCTGTTGAAAGGATACGGCGAGGTGGGCATTATTAATTTCACCAATTCAACTCAGCGTGAGAAACAGGATTCTTCCAGCGGAATTGAATATGGTGCTAGAGACGCAGAGGAACGGGAGAAGGGATTCTTAAATTATACGGCCCGTTATCCAAACATACAGGTGGTTGAGATTTCATACACGACCTCCAGCATTAAGGATGCAGAAGAACTTACGCAGCTAATGCTGCTGAAGCACCCGAATTTGCGGGGAATTGCGAGTCTGAATGAAACTGCTTCACAGGGTGCGGCAATGGCGATCCAAAGTCGGGGGCTGCAAAATATTAAAATGGTTGCCTTTGATAGCTCCCCCTCCATGATGGAATTGCTGCAGGATGGTACAGTTCAAGCAACCGTCATCCAAAACCCTTTTAGTAACGGGTATTTAGCTGTAAAACATGCTGTTGAAGTGATCGAAGGAATCGATGTACCAGAACGTGTAGATACAGGAACAAAACTAATTGATTTGGACAATATGTTGTGGCCTGAGAATCAAAAACTGTTATTTCCGTTCGTTAGATAG